In Spirochaeta thermophila DSM 6578, the DNA window GGTGATGATACGCTCTTCCTCGGATTCGGGAGTGCGCTCCTTGAACATGACGATCTTGCTCTCGGTGGAGAATTCGGCCGCCTTCTTCCTGAAGTCGTTGAGGAGCGCGGAGATGGTGGCCGCATCGAAGGAGGGAGACACCACCGGTGGGGTCCCCGCCCCCCCCTTCTTCACGGAAGGAAAGTTGAGGACATAACGCTCGCCCCTCACGGTGAACAGGAGCCTCACGTTTTCCGGATGTCTCACCCGCTCGAACTCCCGCTGGAGATCCCGATAGACCCCCTCGGGGATGCTCGTGACCACGAGGTCGTCTTCCCGCCCCAGGTAGACCATGTCGAAGGTCATGAGGGTGCCGTGGATGCGGAAATAGGCGCTCACCTCGTCGCCCACGGGAATGTCGAGCACCGGGTTCCCCTCCACGAAGAGATACATCTTGCTCGTCTTGAAGTCCACCTTGTGGATCTCCGCGCGGTATCGCCGCCTCTGGAACAGGAGCTCCACGGGGATCTTCTCATCCTCGAGCGACTTGAGGATGAATTCCTTCTCGATCCGCCTGAGCGGAGTACCCATGGCCTGCTCCTCCTTTTCCCCTAATACAGGGGCAACATGGCGTAGCCTCCCGGCGCGAAGGGGCGTTCCTCGGTCTCGGGAGAGAGGAACGATGCCGTATCGAGGAGGAGGTCGGAGACCACCCATCCGGCATCTTGCTTCTTCAAGACGAGGCTCCCCCCCACGTATCCCTCTTGGAGATACAGCTTGATGTTCACGTGGAAGAGCCCCGAGGCGTCGGGGAAGGCCAGTCCGATACGTACACCTGTGACGGAGACTCCCAGCCGATCCATATAGGCCAGGGTCCTGAGAACGTGCTGCCGCACCCCCTCATCCTGGATCTCGGGCGGCAGCCGCCTGGTCGAAAAGGCCTGTGCCGTCCGGCGGGCCGCCTCTTCGGGCGACGAAGGCGCGATACGGCCCGGAAGGGGGCCGATGTAGGTGTCGGTCGCGAGTACGGACTCCCTCAGGTGCTGGAGAAAGGGATGCTCCCTCGGAACCCGGGCGGGTTGAGGGGCCGAAGAGGGACGAAGAGAGGGAGCGGGGGATCTCATCGTCAGCCCCTTCTCTCCCGTCTCCTGCGAGGGCTGAGGAGGGGGAGAGGGTTCTTGCGCGGCAGAGAGCTCCACCCTTAAGGCAGAACTCGTGGGAGAAGGAAGAGGGGTGTGCTCTACACTCTTTGATGTGCCTCTTTCACAGGAAGAGAGCATGGAGAGCACCAATAAGAGAAACACGAGTACCGTAGGAAACCCCTTCCGCACATCTCCTCCCACATACAATAATCGTAGTGCCATTATAAGCTCCATCTATCCGTCACGCAAGCAGTGATGTGTACTGCGCCCATTAAGTCAAGACAAAAAGGGTAGGGAGAAATGGTAGTACCGAAAGGGGTCATGCGACCTCCTCTCCTTGCATCTGCGCCCAAAGGGCCTCATATTCCTCGGGGCTCCTGTACCCTAGCGCACTGTGGACATAGTGCTGGTTGTACTCCTCCGCCCATCCCCTCACCGCCTCCTCCAGCTCCCCCACGTGCTCCCACTCCCGCAGCCACAACAGCTCCTCCTTCATCGTCCGTATCATCCGCTCCGTGTCCGCATTCCCCTTCGGATTGTTGTAGCTCGTGAACACCTGTTCGATCCCCAATACCTCCATCGCCTTCATGAACGACCGGCTCAACGGTTGGCTCCCGTTGTCACTCACCAGCCGAAGCCCTCTCCCCCTCACCCCCTCGGGAAACTCCCGCTCCACCGCCATCTCCATCGCCGCACACCACTCCTCACTCCTCCCCCTCACCGACACCTTCCACCCCACCAGCTTCTTCGTGTACCAGTCAAGTACGATCACGAGATAGACCCATCCTATCCCTTTCACCAGCACCTTCGTCATGTCGATCCCCCACCACTCCCTCGGTCTCCTCGCCACCGGCTTCCCTCGCCCACTCCCACGTCTCGCTTTCTTCTTCTCCCGTCTACACATAAGCCCCGCACCCTTCATAAGTCCTCTCACCCGCTTCTCGCTCACCTCCTCCCCCTCCCGCCTCCTCAACCACCACGCCACCCGCCTGTACCCCCAGTACGGATGCTCCCCCACAAGATCCCTGATCTTCTCCATAAGCCGCCCATCGTCCCTCTCCTTCTCCTCCCGCTTCTTCCCCACCTTCTGCCCCCTTTTCCTCCTCGCATAGTACCGGCTCCGACTCACGCCAAACGCCTCACACGCATCCTTCACCCGGTACCCTTCCCCCACCAGCCGCTCCACCGCCTCTATCTCCCCAACAGCTCCTTCGTTTTTTTTAGTATCTCGATCTGGATCGCCTGCTTCGCTATGATCTTCTCAAGCTGCTCTATCTTCGCTCGATAGGTGTCCTTCTCCTTCCTGCCGTCTGCAAGGGCTCTCGTGCCCCCTTCCAGAAACCTGTCCCGCCATCGGTAGTACATCGTCTGGCTGATCTGGTGTTCCCGGCAGATCTCGGCGATCTGCCGTTCGCCTCGGAGTCCTTCCAGGACGATCGCAAGTTTCTCTTCAGTGGTCCATGTCCGCTTCTTCATCTGCGTCCTCCTCCCTTATTCCAGTCTTACCTCTACCATTTCTCCGTGTCCACTCCTACGGGACGCAGTA includes these proteins:
- a CDS encoding IS3 family transposase (programmed frameshift) — encoded protein: MKKRTWTTEEKLAIVLEGLRGERQIAEICREHQISQTMYYRWRDRFLEGGTRALADGRKEKDTYRAKIEQLEKIIAKQAIQIENTKKNEGAVGEIEAVERLVGEGYRVKDACEAFGVSRSRYYARRKRGQKVGKKREEKERDDGRLMEKIRDLVGEHPYWGYRRVAWWLRRREGEEVSEKRVRGLMKGAGLMCRREKKKARRGSGRGKPVARRPREWWGIDMTKVLVKGIGWVYLVIVLDWYTKKLVGWKVSVRGRSEEWCAAMEMAVEREFPEGVRGRGLRLVSDNGSQPLSRSFMKAMEVLGIEQVFTSYNNPKGNADTERMIRTMKEELLWLREWEHVGELEEAVRGWAEEYNQHYVHSALGYRSPEEYEALWAQMQGEEVA